GCCAAACCTCTCTGGGTTTTTGGTGTCCAGTCCTGACTGTCTCAGAGCAAAAGCCAAGGCTCTTTATGGCATTCATGTATTCAAGCCGTTCAGCTGATGATGGACAGGGAgagttttcctgctgaagcagtGATTCTTTTCAGAATTGGAATCACTCCTGAAGCAAAAGGCTATTCAAGGACCCCCTTTAAGGCAACTCTGTCTCCTTTTGACGTCATTACAGAGAGTGCAGGACAGACTTCACAAATTGCTATCATCCCTTGGAATCCCTGTATGTGTCCAACCAGCAGAAAACATCGAAGTTTGCCTCAAGACCAGGAGCTGAGCAGTGATAGAAttcaattattttccttttcttctggaaaTAGATCCAGAACAGAGGCCCCATGTTATTTTTCAGTACCAGGAGCTCATTGAGGTACCTGCCCCCTGAAATACCAGGGGTGATCCATTTGATGGCTCTGAATTGAAAGTACCCTGGATGCTGATATGAGGGAAGTAATTGTGAgaggaagaaaactgaaattagtTCAATGATGGATGACCTCACTGAAGCCTGTAAGATTGTAAGAGTCACACAAGGAACAAGAGTTCCCAGCAAGGCTGTGCACATTTTTATACTGCAGGAGCTTTTACTTTAAGAAAACAGCTAAGAAATTGGTTTGGCAATTTACTGTTGAGCAGCACTGAAAAGGATTGGTCTGAAGCAGGACAGCATGTTCAGACCATTTATTTTGTGTAGCACATGCACTTAGCACCATGATGAGAGATGCTTTCTCAGCGAGCATCATTTCAGGGACTCGCCTTTCATTAGTGCTGAGCTGGAAGTAAACATGAGAGAACACCAGGGCTTGGGCTGGGTTTATGCAAAACTTGAACATTAAATAACAAACCCGTGTTGTGCATGTATATCACAGCTGGTCAGACTTCTTGACCTTTCAGCTGAAGCAAAGCCACAGAGGTACATCTCAAGAGCAGCTTGGCTTTGTCAATCATTACAGAAGTAATGGCATCCCGACATAATGCTTAACTCTGGAGTGACAGCTAAACATATTCATGGCAACACCCTTTGTGTTAAAATCTGGAAGAACCACAGTTAATGGTGCATTTCAGCCACGGGCTGTAAACTTCAGTGACAACCTATTACTGACTGCTGAACAAACTGGGATTGTCCCTTCCAAGGGGATCAGGGCTATGGTGCAAACCATCTTCTACCCCTGTTTAACCACATCACCTGGGTGGCTCTATAGGAATTGAACGTGCAGTGAAATTTTGTGTCCCTTGTAAGAATCATTAGGAtgtatggggttttttaagctGCATTTTCCTGGCAAACCCTGACAGCTGCATaacagcagtgctggtgctggtgctgagtGCCTCAGGCTGGGAAGGGTTTCCTTCATCCTTGGTGCAGGTTTGAGGTGGTGGGCACAGTGCACAGGACATGGTTAGAGCTAACTCTGCTTTTTCTGTAATGCCAATATTCCATCTGAAGGCAGCATGCCATGAAAGCGTGGCCCCACTGCACAGACACCAGTGACTCTGTTTGTAGCAGCTCCTGTTAAATGCAGCCATGGGTTAATATGGAACTaagcctcagcagcaggaatttgtgAACAGCTCGGAAAATACCGAAACAACTGCAAGGTGCTGACCTTAAACCCGTGTTCCTTTAACTTCTGGTGGCTGTTTGTGTCCCTGCAAACCCAAATTCACTCTCTGGCTAGCGGTAATTTCTGAGGGGCAGGAAGCCATTGGGTAACGTGttctctggctgcaggcaccaTGTGCAGAGAAGTTTTAAAAGCACCAAATCACAGAGGGTAAAACACTGCTGCAAACAAAGCTCTTCCAATGTTTCTCACATTAATGATGCAGAGACCTGGAGCTTTGTGTTTAACTTCATGGATCACAGCAGGAACTGCAGTTCTGTGTTTAACCTTCTTCCAGGTAACCAAACCCTTCACTGGGACCAAGCTGATTTTAGGGGTTTTGTCAGGGGGAGGGGAAGGTTCCAACTTTTATAGAATTTAATAATCAGCTTtcttttgttattattattctgtgaaggatttttttttttttttttttttgagaaccTAATGAATTTGGGGAAGATTTAATGCTCGCAAAAATTCCAATTAATGCAGAGAAAACACTACTGCCTTTGTCCTTTATTCTGTCTGTGCCCATTGAGATGGAAGAGCTTGGGGCTTCAGCAGCACGGGTGGGTGTTTGGCTGCTGTGACAGATTCCTGCCTCAGAGCAGATGCACTTTGCTGCAGTTTAACCACGCTGAggtggctctgctgagctggttTGAAGGATGATAAAAGAGAGGCCAGAGGTTGTCATTCAGCCATGAAGAATACTCAGGATACATGTAATCACAGCAATCAGCTATCTGCTTTTGACTTGTTATTTAATAATCAgttgaaatgcaaaaaaaccccaaaggaattaaaatattctgcaaCAGGGTGCATGTGTGACATGGCAAATTACCTCAGTTTTAAAAGGACACGTCTGGAAGAGTTGAAGCTTCTGTCTTTTTCTCTATTCCTCATTTGGATTTCAGCCACTTGTGAAATTTCACAGATAATGCTTTATATTAAAGACTTGCTGTACCCAAAAACCTCTGGTGAAACTGGGACTGAAAGGCAGTGTGTGCACAGGATCAGACACATTATAGAGATCTGAGGGGCCATTTCTTACTGTTTACAGTGGCTTGAGCTTTGCATAACAAATAGAACCTGTTAATTAGAGActttaaaagagatttttcagttATGCATATTTGATACAAATTTCTAGTTCAGAACAGAGCCTTCAGTTTGACTCAAAGTCAAAAATCTCTAAGTCTTTTGGATATATGCGGAGGGAAATCCAAAGTAATTATTTACACATTACATTCTAATAGGTTTTTTCCGAGAAACAAATCTAAATTCCTCTATCTTGCTCATTCTGCTTTCCAGTGTTATCACAACTCTATACCCGATCTGAATTTTTTTGTAGCAACATTGGACAACTGTAATAACACACCTAACACCAATCAGCCAAAAGAATCTATTGAACTGGATTCAATTATACTGATGAACTGCTCTGGTTACTTTTTGCACAGATAATATGAAACTGAGGCTAAGATCAACAAGGCTTGCAAAAATAAACTGGCTTAAGCTGAGAATAGAAAATATACCTGAAAAACAAGTTTCAGGTTTGCATATTTGCAATACCTGAAACCTGACTCTGAGAATGATGCACCACCACTatctgaaaagaggaaaatgctgGGTAGAGCACACTTCTGGTCAAAATGACTCAAATTTACTGCTGCATTCACAATTagctcccaaaaaaaaaatgagcCACAGAACAAGAATTTGGTCATGGGCATTTTCAGCAGGTATTTCTGAATAGCAAAGCCCAGTGCAGCAAGCAGGTCTCAGACTCCAGCTGATGTTTCCCTGCTCTTGCCTTTCCCTCTTTCACATCAAAAGAAATGCTTTCTCCTTGGCCTAGCTTTCATCTGAAAGCTATTGAATTTATTGAGCTCTTGGTGAGGTTCTCTGCTGGTTTCGATTTGGGCTGGCTCAAAGCAGAGCCCCACAGAGGCAGATCCCCAAGGAGAGGTCTGGTTTCAACCCTGCAGGACCAGCATTCTTTTGCTCTTCCTCTCCAATTTTCCACTCTAAGAACAGTAATTATACGGATAAattgtgaaaaacaaaacatactTGCCCTGTCTGATTTATACGTTGTTTTCAGTCAGCAGACTCCGGGTCGGACTGTGAGCTTGGCGAGAGGTGAGTGTGGCTTCATTCTCTCACCCAGGCTCTTTCAGGggtgctgtgctcctgcctggcacaccagcacagctgaggaATGAGGACTTTCAGGAAAAGGCCACttagggttgtttttttttttcccaaaagagGAAATAGAGGCTGGCAACCCTTTGGGTTTTCAGCAAAAATGCTGGTGGAGGGCGCCAGTGTTGAAAGGCAAACAAGTGGAATTCTGCTTCTTGCATTGTCTGCATTGCTCCCATCCACACAGAGAAATTTTTAATGGGCTCCCTTTATGGAAGAAAACTTCTCAATCTTCTACTTACTGATAGTGCTTATCTTTGTGTTGGTAGATGTGCTGGGGTGGGTACAGCAGCCCCCTCACGCTGGACTGGGAGtcctttttattctttcctttttaggTGCGTTGGACAGAGCGATGAAAACTTTAGCAGCTGGTATGTGTGGTAAGTCTCAGATCTGCTTTAAGGGGAAAAACTGGCAAATAATATTCTTTGATGGATATATGGAGAGAAAGGCATTAAGAGAGACTGATAGCTAGAGAGCAttgctcctgggctgtccctgtgttctGTCTTTACAAACTAATGGAAATCATTTATCCATATCCTCCTCACTGTATGCTGACAACTGAGCTGGGAAAAAATGATGGATTGTGTCAGGGAGAAATGTTTGAATTtccagccagcactggctgctgagCACTCAGGAGTGAGACATTGGTTTCTGGGGACTTTGATCATGTCCAGTGTGCTGGTGGGGAAACACAACATTTAAGGGCTATTTGCAAAAAGATGTTAATGAATATGTTAATTTGAAGACATGCAGCCATCTGTCGGTGCTGCCCACAGATGGTGACAGTGCTGTTcctcccctgctgcctctgcctcagGTTCCTGGTGTTGTTtttcctggccctgctcctgtcctgcgggatctgctgctgcctgcagtgctggctgaggCGCCGGAGCCGCCTGCCCCGACGCACCGTGGCTGTCTTTGCCCTCAGCAGCTCCGATGCCTTCTGTGGTtagtcctgtccctgctgcaaggtcctgctggccctggtggcCTTCCTGTGGCCCATCCATAACCCAGTAAAAAGCAGCCAGGCTTGGGAGCTGGGATGCAGCCTGGGGCTGTATTGATGGTGAACAGTAGAGTGCCCAGTTCTGGCATCTTGTCCATGTGTCCCAAAGGTGCCTACCTGGGGCTTGACCAGGCAAACACTGGAGGTGTGTGAGACATTCTCCTCGGTACCAGGCCACTCAGTGGTCCAAGACattggggcagccacaggctcTGGGGTCAGGCAGCCCTTTCCAGCGTGTGTCGTTCATTTCTCACTCAGGTAAAACTGTACTGGTCTAACTCGAGCAACCCCAGTACAGCTGAACTGGCTAACACACCCTGATCTGTCAAAAGATTGTCCTGGTGGGTGCTGTTCCTTATTGAGGCAGCCACCCTCAATATTCCCCCAGGAGCACCCAGATTTTGAGGACTGGGCTGTAATGACTGTGTAGCAACCAGAACTGATCTGGAGTACGGCAAGCAGCATCAGCAGGCTGAGCCAGACAACATCCctccaagaaaaataaagctaatCCTGTCATTAGGCTAAGCCCTTCCCAGAGGACATATTACCTGCTTGCTGGGTGGTCACAGACAGTGTCTCCACAGGGAGGacccacccaaacccacccaaattCCTCTGTCCCAACTTCTTGTATCTGTAGTTTGTGGTGAAAGACTTTGTGATGCCATCCTTCAAAAATTACATCGGTGCCTTTCTTGTTTCCAAGTGGTttggcagctcctcctgggctcacccctctccctcccacacTTGCCCTTCACGCCTGTCTGCTGTACAGTGgtgattttgctttttccccagctgctgaAGCACCTCCGTGCCCATTCTCCGgatccctgagctcctgcaggactGCAGAGATTTCCTCTTCTCCTGCCTCATGCTTCAGCCTCGGGACAACTGAATTGCCTCCATCTTATGAGGATGTTATGAAGGAAAACAAGGTCTAGACACCACATGTTGGCTTTCAGGGATCCTGCTTGGTTCATCAGAGATCTTCTATCGTGCCAAAGGAGTGTGAGATCAAATCAGCCTTTTCCACAGGTCGGCCGAGAGTCTGAAAAGCTGCACAAATTTCATCTGAACCTGAAAGACGAGACTAAATGCAACAGAATAAATGCCAAAAGTATGTGTTGAATCTGTCACAGGAGTGCAGCTTGACATTTTGATATCTCTGGATTTCAAGAAGCTTCCTCAAAGGCCTGAATGCATTTGGGGTTTCTGGCTCAGCCTCTCGATTTATCTCTCTAAGGCTGCTTGAGCTGGTGCAACCCCATGTATTTTAGGACCAAATGTTGATAAATGACTTGGTAGTTACTTCTCAAGCTTGGGCTGCCTCCTTCACTCGGCACTGTGCCAAGAAACACCCTCTGGCAAAGTCATGTTGTTCTAATACATTGCAATGCAATCATTCCACTCTGTGATGAAGGATCATTTGccacatttaaaatatttagcaCAGCATATCAGATTTGTCTAGTGCAAAAGGCAGCAAATTTATGGCcagggaagagaaaacaagAGACAGGGATTATGTAGGAGTAGCAGGAGTAGGAGCTGGTTACAGTGCCTTAAAAAAAAGTGAGTTTGCTCATTTGAGCTGTTCTTAATTTCATGATGACGGTCCTCAGCTAGtcttcccccagcactgcaacCAGAAGACTTTTAATGGCCCAGGATCCATGTGGATGTTCCCCACAGAACTAAATTAGGGGCTTAGGTACTTAATACTTAGCTACAGAAATCTATTAGGATAAAGAATGCCATTTCCTTTGAGGTGATCACTGCAGACAGGATGGAAAAATAAGAAGCCATCTACACTGCCTTGTACCCACACAGGACCATCTCAACCAAAGCCATTCCTCGGAGGTATTAGCCTAACTAGCTCTCAAATTATTGAAGAAAGATGCTGAATTTTCCCCTTAGCTGGATTCCAGATGAAAGCAAAGATTCCCCTTTGTTTGTCATGGGCAGGGCAGGTCACTGAAGGCTGAATTCAGCCTGCCTGGgctctctgcctctgctctctcagtggcaagggctgggggtgcagtcagacctctccagctgcagaaggGAATGTCAGCCCTGGTCCTGTGCTGCCATGGAGCCATGAGCCCAGTTTGGGCTGCTGGGTCCATCTGGGATTAGAATCTCAAAATATTAATGGGAGTCCACAGCCTGCCTCATGGAGCACCTCCCCACCTGTAGAGTGAGGCTAGCACCAGTGCTCAGGAAGGAAACTGGGAAGATAAATGCACTAAAGGTTATCATATTCCCATAATGATTCTATGTAAGTACATTTTTTAGATAAAGAATTGCAACTTATtctgagaaaaaattatttgccaAAACCACTGCAAATTATCTCCCTAAAATCTTATTTTAGAAGCAGCTTTAATGTTTGACACTTGtgtgaaaggaaataaatgtcaCTTGTAGCCAAATGAATGTTTGTGCCAGCAGGCTAAAATATTACTGGGTTTATTAATAAGGAAAATTAGCAAGTACGGACTCAGCCAGGGGAGAAATCAAGCAACTTCTGAGTGTCCTTTTGCTGGCTAAACTTAGTAAGAATTGCAGGTAATCAGCACCTCTCAGGATCAGATCTTTCACGTACATAACTGCTTCCACCACTCAACCCCTTCAATTTATGCCCTGAAGCATGAGATTTGATTATGTTTGTCACTGCAGCTTGCATAGCCTGTTAGTGGGCATTAAATCAGCTGTCACTTGATTCCCACCTACACACTGTTAGCTCCAGTGACCCCTTCATGGCAGAGAACTCCACAGGTTGTCTGCATTATGTGCTGCATAAAACATTACTGCCTCCTGCTTATTAATGGCTTGGCTCTAAATAAATTGCTGCCTTTGATTTCACTGAATGTCACCTTTCTAATCAGATGGCTGGAGAGGCTAACAAGCAAGGACTGCTCAGGTTTCAGTGCCTCCAATCCCTCTGCATCCCTCTTTCTCCAGGAGCAGTGATTCCTGAGGTGTAAATCCTTCCCCAGCCACCCAACAGAGGGCAAGCAAGACTTTCAGCACAAAAAACACTCGAGGGAAGGGGTTTGTTCCCCTGCTGCTTGTGTGCATTCAAGTGTGTTCAGTTTCATGTTTGAGGTGCTTTAATTATacacaaaaggaataaaattttTCCATCAGAATTGCAACAAGTGGTTCACAGTAAAGTAAGCCAGTGCCTGTCCTGAAGTCAGGCTGCATCTGGAGTCACCAGCGTGGGTGAACCTGTGTGCTGTGGTACCTGTGCAACACCACAGGAGCTTCCAAAAACAGCTGAAAGCCAGAAGGTGTCTGTAAAAAAGAGCTCATgtagagctgctgtggggaggaCATAAACTGATATTGCTGCTGGCTTGGGGTAAGGAAGGGAAGTACCCTGAGaaggagctcagagccctgaTCCTTGACTTCCTGATCAATGGAGTGGAGAAGAAGATGGGTTTCTTTCTTCTATAAAAGCATTTTGGGTGCCCCACCAACCCCTTATTATCTATGGAAGCTTCCTGTCCCAGCTTGCCACCTCTCTCCTGTGTTCTCCAGCAGAACAGACAAGGTTTCTCCAGACCGGTGTTCCCATTCTTACACAAGCAGAGATTTTGCTGGGTAATTGATATTTTTATAAGTACTCAGCTCTTAATGAGGGCAGTTAAAGCAGTTTGGCTGATGTTTCCAGAATTGCAAAGAGAGAAGAACCATTTCCTTATTATTCATCACCTTAGGAGTAGGGTTCACCTTGGAAAAGCACTTGTCCTGCTGTGACTCTCTGGCTGCCACTCATCCTCTGGTTTACACTTCCTGCTGACTTTGACAAGAAATGGCAAACAGCTctagaaaaaagcagaaaacactaGAAGGCAGATGTGTTTCTGAGTGAACTTGTCACCAGCAAGACTTGTGGAGGGAAATGGGAGTGGCGCAGAGTTGCCAATTGCTTGGTGACCAAGCAAAGGACAAAGGGAATGtggtgggcacagggctggactTCCACATCTGCAGATTAAGAGCTGAATAATAAACTCATAAAGCGGCTCTCAGGCGAAAGAGAGCAAAACCAGAGGTAGCTGAGCCATAACAGGGCATCAGTTTGGAATGCCAGGAGGGTTGGACATGAAAGATggggaaataatttaaatgctcattaattttttttttttat
The nucleotide sequence above comes from Ammospiza caudacuta isolate bAmmCau1 chromosome 11, bAmmCau1.pri, whole genome shotgun sequence. Encoded proteins:
- the TMEM207 gene encoding transmembrane protein 207 — protein: MFLTLMMQRPGALCLTSWITAGTAVLCLTFFQSADSGSDCELGERCVGQSDENFSSWYVWFLVLFFLALLLSCGICCCLQCWLRRRSRLPRRTVAVFALSSSDAFCAAEAPPCPFSGSLSSCRTAEISSSPASCFSLGTTELPPSYEDVMKENKV